AGCAATTGAAGCAATCGCCGTTAAGTAGCTTACCACAtcccccacaatggtagcagcaacgaacCTTAAACTCATTATCTCTAGGTTCGAGAAAGGCgcactaaccaactgtgccaggGCACGGGAGAATTAGTAAGCATTCATTTTGCTACGAAACCTTTCAGCATAATGGTGGTAAGCGCAATtgttatgtaaaaaattacCACATTAATTGCTGCTACTCCGTATGATCACTATTATGCcgaaaattacaaaaatatataaaaagtatacaatatatttaatttttatgtttttgctGCAACAGGTTTGGTAAGAGCAGACTAGCTAATTATGTATCTTCCTCCTATGAGTATGAATTAGAGGTTTAACAGGTATTATAAAACCTAGAGTTAAGCACGTCATGATCATATAAATAGTCATAAAGCCATTTTGTGAGCTAACTTACATCGTGCAATTACAAATCATCAATGTGTCATATATGTAACAATTACGCCAAGACAAAATAATACTTACTGCaacaagaaaacaaaagaCTTACAATTTGGTTTACAATAAAAGAACTTTCACTATATTGATTCGTAggggtcctactaaaacacgcccgacggggcccggtggaaaaaaaatatactaaaacacgcccggtggggcccggtgggacccGGTGACGACCCGGTGGAACCggtcatactaaaacacggccggtggggggcccggtgagtatttcgTGTAAAGGGAGCTTTACCTATGCAAGACCCACCAAAATGTGTGTGTGAAACGGAACATGTGAAAATATTGGAAGATATTGTCCGTCTTCGAGGCATAAAGCGGACAATTTTCGGTGATAGAAATTACATTCTTGCTCCGCACGTCATCGTAGTAACAAAATGTGCATGGGAAATGAAACATGATGATGAAAATGGACACGTAATTCGCAAGTTCTTTAATTATCGCTCTGGTAAAATGGAAACAAACGTGAGATCGCGCGACTGGGCTTATAATTCTATTAAAGCTCGACAACGTGTCCGAATACGGAAAAGCCGAACACGCCAACCAAAAGACCCATCATgtctaatatttacatattatgttttaaaagttacattgttcgttttttaaagtttttaatattaaaactttaattttaataataaaacttcgaTCAAGTATAagtgtatgtatatagtactgtggcgTAAAGGTATAGGGCACTTTTAGCCCATAtaatatagggtgggggaagatgggacacctcttcattctgttttctcgtccgatttaATGTAgaaggatgggggaagatggaacaccttttcatactattttctcgtcctgcatggcagtaaacaaaaaacattcaaagaaatataaaaccatattctcacgacttcaatagaccgttgttatttgtttaaaacatggtcaggatgtttggatattatgtgctaaaggtgtcccatcttcccccacaccactatagtaaataaagaacattcaaagaattataaaaccgtattctcgcgacttccatagactgttgttaattgtttaaaacacgaacagaaaATCTGGATATAtatggtaaaggtgtcccgtcttcccccgtcttactataatatttaaatatcctgatcgtgttttaaacaattaacaacagtctattaaacaattagcaacagagtcgtgaggacatggttttataattctttgaatgttctttgcttactaccaaatgggacgagaaatagaatgaaaaagtgacCCATCCTACCTCACCCCcaattaacaaaaatcaacGAATAgacttttgctaaaaatacagttcattATGTAAGTGTACAACGAAACAAACTTCGTACATCcataatcaaatttattttttcaaaaaaatcaactCGGGGGTGTCATTAGGCTAAAAATCTGTATACACGCATCACATTTTGGTGCATCTTgcatagggaaagctcccttttcacgaaatactcaccgggccccccaccgggcgtgttttagtatgactcgtatcaccgggtcctcaccgggtcccaccgggccccgcaccgggcgtgttttagtatattttttccaccgggccccgccgggcgtgttttagtaggaccgaTTCGTAGCGCACATGAACACACAGAGTTTCATAACAGGGGAAATCCCTTGAATTTTTCCACGTGTGGGCATTGTTCGACTACTGTAGCGTAAGTTTGCATTGATTGTCCGTATATATGAAGCgtcagtattttaaattatgtagTTAGATTACTTGTTACACAGTATGTATCAATATAAAGATTTACAGTTTGTagtgtttgttaaaataaacttaaacctGTTTTGcctatacaaatataatattctGTTCTCGAACGGAAAAGGTTTGTTAAAGATATCTTAAAATTGTATTCGTTAACCTGCCTAACTACTATTTACTACAATAGTTCATTTTGAGTATATACTTATCAATgatcaatatataaaataacaattttgtAAAGTATTTTGCAGAGTgttgataatttaaaacaatgagtCAAGGTAAAGGAAAACCTAAAGCAAAACCACAAGCAAAACTACAACTTCGTacaaaatatgatttaataaagaaatgggAGCCATTTTTTACAGGAGGTCGTGTTGAAGTTTCCAACAGTGAAAACTATTTACTGTGTGTATGTGGGGACAAGATAAAAATCGTGAATGTGGATTCCGGATTGGTCGAAAAAGAGCTGAGTCATGATGGAGATGATGTGACATGTTTAGCTGTGAGTCCGGATGACTCTATGATCGTGACGAGCACCAAATCTCTTCTGTTGAAACAATGGGAGTGGAAGATGGAAGTGAAATGTGTTCGCACTTGGAGAGCAATCCACATGTTTCCGGTTGTTTCGATGGATTTTGATCCCACTTCTACTCTTCTCGCCACAGGAGGCAGCGACGGCACAATTAAAGTATGGGACATGATTCGACAATATTGCACTCACAACTTCAGAGGTTCACCTGGGATAGTGAACTGTGTTGCTTTCCACCCAAACAACCTAACTTTATACAGTGCTGCTGATGATTACAACATAAGGGTATGGGACCTAAACTCAAGTAAACTTGTAAAGGTTCTCAACAGCCATGTAAGCTCAGTGACctgtttaaagttttcaaaTGTGGATTGCCTGGTCAGTGCTGGAAGAgataatgttgtttgtttatggAATGTAAAGGAAGGTGGTAACGAACCATACAAAGTGATTCCTGTGTTTGAAAGTGTCGAGGCAGTGATACTTGTACCGAAGGAGCTTGaaaagtgttttaactttGAAAGAAAGGAAAATGAAACTGGATTTTTGATTATAACTGCTGGTAGCAAGGGTCAGTTAAGGGTATGGGAAAGCAGTAACGGGAAGTGTGTGTTTACAAACCCTGACAATGATTCCAACGTGGCAAGTGGATACATACATGCTAAACTCATTCCTGATACGAATAAAATGGTTGCTGTAACTTTTGATCATTGCATAGATTGTCTTGATATGAATGGGTTGGTAGTGAACAAGCAGATGGTTGGCTATAATGATGAGATTGTTGATCTAAAGTTGTTGGGtaaaaatgacagtcataTTATTGTTGTTACCAACAGCCCTCATATTAAAGTGTTTAACATGAAAACCTCTGCTTGTCAAGTACTTAAAAAGCATAGTGACACCGTTTTGTGTGtggatgtttttaaaaatcgcACTCATTTTGTAAGTAGTTCCAAGGATAATACAGTGTGCCTGTGGAGGATGGAAGAAAACACATATGCTGTAACTTGCTTGGTAGTTGGGGCAGGTCACACACATGATGTAGGTGCTGTTACTTGCTGCAACAACAAGATGGAATTTTTGGTTTCGGGCAGCCAGGACCAAACCTtaaaaatttggacaatcaATGAAACCTTCCAGCTTCGTGTAAAACATACAGTCATGGCACACTCCAAGAACATTAATTCAATTGTCGTTTCACCCAATGATAAACTAATAGCAAGTGGCTCCCAGGACAAGCTGGCCAAACTATGGAAAGTTAGTGATGGTTCTGTTGTTGGTACATTTAAAGGACATAAAAGGGGGATTTGGTGTGTACAGTTTAGTCCAATGGATCAAGTTTTGGCAACATCTTCTGCAGATGGTTCAATCAAATTATGGAGTTTGTCTGATTTTACATGCTTGAAGACTTTAGAAGGACATGATTGTTCCGTTTTGAAAGTCATCTTTATCGCAAAAGGTACACAGATGGTAAGCTGTGGGTCAGATGGTTTGCTAAAGTTGTGGACAATCAAGTTATCCGAATGCATTCAGACTGTCGAAGCTCATGACGAAAAAGCATGGGCATTGTGCTCTGATGTTGAGGACACAATGATTATTTCTGGGGGAGCAGATTCTATTATTTCATTTTGGAAAGATGTCACTGACGAGCAGAGGAGAGAGGACATAGAAGCGAAACAAAAGACAATGTTGCATCATCAGGAACTCCAGAACTTgctgcaagaaaaaaaatacgaaaaggCTCTTCATTTTGCAATAAAGCTGAGTCAGCCCTTTACTGCATTAAACGTTATCAAGGAACTAATGTGGGAAACTGATGGTTATGATTTccttaataaatatttatcaattttacGGCTGGACCAAAAAAGTGAACTACTTAAATTTGTTGTGTCGTGGAATACCAACTCCAGAAATTGTCATGAAGCTCATGCAGTGTTGAAAGCACTGTTGTCTAACACAGCACCAGAAGATTTTGAACAAATAGAAAATTATCAATCAGTGATAGAATCATTGTTACCATACACAGAAAGACATTTTCATAGAATGAACAAAATCTCTCAACAAGCTACATTTGTTGATTATACTTGGCAGCTCATTAAAATGAAAGAATAATtcaaaattctttgttttttttaataatataattacatTGTAACTTTAAAGTGACAGCTATGTGTTTAACTAATTATACCATCAGTTAAATAAGATGTTATTTTGTGTAAGTGTCGCATGCTTCTCTGTTCTCTGGTTTAGTTATTGGTCAAACACAATTGtaatttttgcgttttttttaataatgtgcGAAGTGCCATTACATTAAATAAGAAATTTCATTTTCGTGTCTTGCAGATGTTTAAATTGGATCAAATGTATGATTGATAATGTTTAGCATATTTCGAATTCAACGATGCTCCAAAGTATGCTGTATCTGGTCACAAGTAAAGCATTTCTCTGGTGACTTGTCTATGTGTTATTTTGAACCTCATTGTGTAAACATTGctcaaactttttgtttacaggGAAAGAGAAGTTTTACAAGGAAGCGCGAATCTGCCACAGTGACGGTGAGGattatattgaaaatattttgaaatcaaaatataatatttgggGAATGTTTGCATTTGCAGGAGGTTTTGAAATTAACCTTGATAACAGAAAACTAAGAACACCAAATGGAAATATTGTGAAACTTCCGACTGAATCATTGGCACAAGCTGTATCAGTTGAATGGAACAATCAGAATAAAGTGCTGAAGTTAGACCAGATGCCCCTggtatgttttatttgctttgtAAATTGATATAATTGCAACCATGACATTTAATTAGGGtagctttttaattttttttctagacCACTCTTTGCTTCTCAGCTGTtgaaaacaaaccaacaataTCTGCAAAGACTTTGGTGTCATCCTGTTTCAATTATCTTCACACTGACACCATACTGTAAGAATGTCAATTTCACTATTAAATTGTAAAGAACCAGTATCTATGTTAAcacattttgataaaattgtttaaagccACAGGTAATTCAACATAAAGTAGGTCAACATAAAGTATTCCAAATGTTGTAGTAAAAATTGTGTGATTGATTTTCTATCAGGTGTAGAATAAATGAACCACCCGAACTGGAGAAGTTTCAATCTGAAAGATGGGATCCCATGGTTAATTGGCTGATGAAGAGACATTCAATTCAAGTCACACCAAGCTCTGGGTTCGCTATGCCTGTTATAAGTGAAAATGCTGAACCAGTATTGTCAAGATATCTTCTATCGTATAACTACTGGAGTATAATCGGTACATTATTGTGATTTCTAATgggtttgttatatttttatgtcacTGTTATTATTCAGGCTTTGAAAGAATGGtttcaagtttaaaatcattgattGTGCCGCTTGCTCTTGTTGATCGGGAAATATCAGTTGAAGAAGCCGTCAGTTTATCCAGGTTGGAACTAGAATACCAGGTAACTGAACCGATTGACAATTACCATATACTTCGATGCCTTAATTTAATTGAGGTATCTGTCATTctgtatatttcttttttaattttattaagtaTTGCTAGtaacacaatatttattttgtaagtaataaaaaaaaattgtttgtgcAAACATTATAAATTGCAAAGGTAGTAGGTATTTTACAGCCCATTTATACAAACAGATATCAAAATGGGGAAATATTGCTTGGCATCATGACATTGAACTCGCTGAATCAAGAATGAAAACTGCAGCTGCTGTCATGTTCATCCAGCTGTGTAGTGAGGACTCCAAGACGGAAAGATATCGAGAAGCTTTGAAGTCACTGTGATGATCAAGTGTATCTTATTTATATCACACAAGACTTTGTTAATGCAGATCTGTAAACCCTTCCAACCCATCTGTACAATTGCTGCATATTTTTGTTACAGtgggagatttttttttattaaacaagcgaaaaaaatccaaaaaattatgtttacaGTTGAGATATAAGGCTCTGTGTTGTAGCTTCAAACATGGGAAATCTATCTTCACGCAGGTAAAGGTAAGACCTAAAACAGCAAGATGTCAGTATATTATTAATCAAGATGTGAATCATGTGACTGATTACTGACTTTACAATCTTTCgtgattttcttttattaattacaaCCAACTTCCCGGAGATTGGGTTGCATGCAATATCAGAACATACTAGTCCACTTTCATTCTCCATAAGCAAGGTCATTTTCAATACGCCCTCCTGTGTAATCAAGAAGAAAAGTTTATTAGAAAGATTAACCAATTAATTCCAGTGACGAATTACACAATTGATGGAATCATTTTAATCAAAGAGATTATAAAATCCAGCGccatggcacagttggttggCACAGTTGGTTGGCACGCCTGGCTCCttacccagaggttatgggttaaaggcacattgctgctaccattgtgggcgtatgttttcttaagcaagacacttaatggcaattgctgcgacccagtagtcactaatgagttATTGCCATAatctaaactgtcagccacacattacaaaaaattacccacaaagtaatactCTTGATAACTCAtcagctggtacgaggtgtatgaaacataacatttcttgtgaggataaagcaattcatttatttataagttaaaacatatcaaACCTGTAGGGTTGTAGCAGAAATAATTCTTTTTGTGATCTCTTTATCACCAATACAAATTTTCTTCAGCAAGGATCCAGTTAAGTGATTCCTAAAAAAGAGTTGTGTTTATATACACTAAATTGTTTCTTTCTTTTGAACCAACCATATGCAGAAAATTGTTGCAGTGCATCCGACAAGAACACGAGgttcattatttaaattaccaaGAGAAACAATTGGCTGCTCTGCAGTCTGCATCACTCTCTCCAGTGTAAAGTCTCTGTAAAATTGTGTTAACAAATTCTGGACACAATTTTACCTCTTGGCAATTATACAACTTggataagttttttttacataccTCGTGGAATTCTTCCAAACATATTTCTCTGGTTGGGTGTTTCCTACTACGACACAAAGTGAAGGAAGAACAGCAGCACAAATTGAGAATGAAATACTAGTTTGAAAGTGCGCTATGCTTCCACCACTGTTTACTTGAACTTTAGAAACCCTGTTAacatcaaattaaaatttgcacCAGAACTACTTCTGTTATTTAACAACTTACCACAAGAGTGCACTACATTGCAATAATAGTGGATTTTCATCACTTGACATCATCCACATCATGTTTTCTACCTGTGTTTCaatgataaattaaacatcTTTAATCTTGTAATAAAGGTATTTAATACACATTGTGAAATTAATATAGTAAAGAAGAATGCTTAGAATGCAAGAACCTCTAAGCTTACTTGTCGAGTCCAGGAAGCAATTTCTTTCCAAAGTCCGGTTATCTTTTCTTTGatgtataaaattattttttcattagcTGTGGCAACTGCAAGTAAAATACTTCCTTCTGTGAACTTTTTTAATGAGATATGATTGACGGttgtctaaaaacaaaaaaaaaatatttatttatggtgAAGATTAAAAATGGTATGGAGAACCTTGTTGGGCGGTTGTGATTTCTTGCTGTGTTTGTTTGTTGGCTCTTCTGAGTTTACAGTTCCATCAATATTCTCGTTTGATTCCACCTTCAAGTTTTTGTTACATGAAATTTTCTCTtcatgtttgtatattttgctTGCAGTGGTATAAAGGATGTTTGCCATGTCTAGTTTAAGAGGTTTTTTAATGACGGAGATAGATTTCTTTATTAAGATGTAGGAATCATAGGACTTTGGCAAGGTGAAAAACGAACTAAACTTCTCATCTGTTAATTTCCTCAAGATTTCATCGGTTATTTTTGGGAAGAACTTTCTTCTACGTTTTCTAACTTTGATTCGGAGGACTGGAGAAGTGTAAGGATTGGGACGGGATTTTGACCTGCAAGAACGTCGAACACACAAGTCATTTCTCTGTGAACAACTATCTTCTTGGATTGCAGAACTTGgaattatattttgtgtttcttCTTCTGTATTTAACTTTCGCTTTTCTTGGTATTCAGACGCCTTTTTCTGTGCAGAAGTATTTATTACATGTATGGCAGTCTCTCCTAACACTGTTTCAGCTTACAAGAACTTCAAGCACATCGCTGTCCAACTTTGCCTTCAAATCCAGTATCTGCTTTTTGACCtggattaaaaataattactatAATGTTCAggttaaaaatacagttatatgaAACTGCTActgttgcaaaaaaacattttgatattaaaactaaacttaatTCGTAATTACTGATAACATTTACCAGTAATTGTATATCTTCATCAAACTTGTCCAAGTTGTAAGATACAATAGTATCCATTTTGCCATATATTTTCCTTAATCTAATCAgctatttgtttataaaatcaatCTTCCTATACAAAAGTAACAATAATTGAACTACACCCATGTATACTTAACTACAGACATAAAGGGgaaaatttacaataaaagaaGTAAAATATTGCACAAAGGGATAATGTTAAGATGCGAAAGTTGCAGTTTCATTAAATTCTATGACAGTCTTCATCAATAGCTCATTCTGTTCAGTGGTGAGATGAGaactgtgataaaaaaataatttaaataatatcatATAATAGGAATGTACATGCATCAGTTGATTACAATAATGTTAGTATTATTAAAAGtataacaaactaaaacaatcTAATACAGCAATTTTTTTggcatttaaatatataatatagcagTGGTGTATCACCTCAGTTCCTGTTGGAGATATTTTATTGCTGTAATGTTTCTTTCCTTGCATTCCACCTAAAACAATAGTGGTAAATATACCTAACTACTTTACAAATGGAATACAACATCACATACAACTAGTGACTGCATCAGAATAAACAAATCTTCATTCATCCCTTGGTGAGGGTTGGTGGATGAAAGTGATGAATACATTTGTAAGACGCCTCGGTGGAACGACTTTTGTTTCGATGGATATGGTTTCATATACAGAAGCAAAAGGACAAGCAGAACTTCACATTCGGTGTATAGGTTGGAGTATAAACCTAGAATATTGTTtgacaaaaatattacttCATCAATAAATTAAggaaataaacttaaaatgtgTCAAATTATCAACTAATTCATACTTACCAAGTAATGAAAATGATTGGGAAGGGTTTTGGCCTGGTATTTGCTGTAGTATTTCAGTACAACTGCTCATTGCACCCTGGTAGTCTCCTgtcacaaaataaacaaaattatttaaatttatagttGTATGATATTCTACTGACCTAGCAATAACTTCATGGACAACGCTTTCCTTAATGAATAAACACTTTGAAGAATATTCTGAAAACCAAGTTCTGCCGAACGCTGGTAATGTACAAGTGCAATGCCATAATCTCCTTTGTTCTATAGTGATGTaaggtttaattaatatgtGTTTTGCTTATAGGtataaaaatgacaattttaCTTCTAAGTATTGCGCCATTTCATAACACAGAGCAGCAGCAAAGCAAGGAGCATCTTCAGTGATGCATGTCTAAAAAAGTAAGCATTTGTTACACCCaagtatttttacttttaccaaAAAGACATAGGCAGAtgaaaacaattgaaaacTGACCTTTACTGCAAAATCAAAGCAATTCATTGCACAGTTGCCATGCTCATTGAAATTGGGTGACATGATATCAAGCAAACTTTTTTCAGCTTCTAGAAAATGCCTTCCTGCTTCTGTTAACCCCTGAATCTCGCCAGGTGCATTTGACATATTCTGCTCACATCTAAAAAATtcacatatattaaaacaacattatacattatttattGTAGTATACACTATAtagaaaaattttattaattattattgtagtaaatttcctaaaataattttaatcaaTGATGGGGGTGACTGAGAGTGAgcgatatattttatatttaaaactataatgaCATTGTATTCTTAAGTCTTGTGCCAAAGCTAAGCTACATAAAATTTACCGAGCTAAAGCTAAACTACAGAAAGCAGCATAATGTGAACATCCTTGTTGTGACAATGTTTTTGTGAGCTGACCAAACTCTTCCCTTGCTTCAGCAATGTTTGGTTTCTTCATAAAACGCCTTGAAAATAAAGgctgttatttaaaatgtattaagAGAGGTGTaccacaaaacaattttttttaattaacataaatttacatgccatttgtttatatttacatttttattatagtatattaaagtttaaaagacGGTTGTTAACAGAGATATTCATTAACACTAACTTTTTCAGTTTGTTTGATGCTGCTTTATAACTGGCAAAGAAATCATTGTCCTGATCTCCTCTAAATGACATGattcatatatttaaaaagaatgaaCTAAACGAATCTAAATGTAAAATTGCACGACAATtgttattcaaataatttataactttatgtaCAGTTTTCTgcaataaaccatttttttcgtTCTTTCATTATATTGACAAAACGATGCTTACTTAACAAACTCATTAAAAAGCTTTATAACAAATGGTAGGTTGATAAAGTTATACaagaattaacaaaataatttttatctgATCTAGGATACAGTGATATTGTTTAATGGACCATTTAAGAATTTGGACATGCATTCAATCTTGGCTTTTAAGA
The DNA window shown above is from Ciona intestinalis chromosome 3, KH, whole genome shotgun sequence and carries:
- the LOC100186428 gene encoding uncharacterized protein LOC100186428 isoform X2; this encodes MDTIVSYNLDKFDEDIQLLVKKQILDLKAKLDSDVLEVLKKASEYQEKRKLNTEEETQNIIPSSAIQEDSCSQRNDLCVRRSCRSKSRPNPYTSPVLRIKVRKRRRKFFPKITDEILRKLTDEKFSSFFTLPKSYDSYILIKKSISVIKKPLKLDMANILYTTASKIYKHEEKISCNKNLKVESNENIDGTVNSEEPTNKHSKKSQPPNKTTVNHISLKKFTEGSILLAVATANEKIILYIKEKITGLWKEIASWTRQVENMMWMMSSDENPLLLQCSALLWVSKVQVNSGGSIAHFQTSISFSICAAVLPSLCVVVGNTQPEKYVWKNSTRDFTLERVMQTAEQPIVSLGNLNNEPRVLVGCTATIFCIWNHLTGSLLKKICIGDKEITKRIISATTLQGVLKMTLLMENESGLVCSDIACNPISGKLVVINKRKSRKIVKSYLYLREDRFPMFEATTQSLISQL
- the LOC100179352 gene encoding ATP synthase mitochondrial F1 complex assembly factor 2-like — translated: MFSIFRIQRCSKVCCIWSQVKHFSGKEKFYKEARICHSDGGFEINLDNRKLRTPNGNIVKLPTESLAQAVSVEWNNQNKVLKLDQMPLTTLCFSAVENKPTISAKTLVSSCFNYLHTDTILCRINEPPELEKFQSERWDPMVNWLMKRHSIQVTPSSGFAMPVISENAEPVLSRYLLSYNYWSIIGFERMVSSLKSLIVPLALVDREISVEEAVSLSRLELEYQISKWGNIAWHHDIELAESRMKTAAAVMFIQLCSEDSKTERYREALKSL
- the LOC100186428 gene encoding uncharacterized protein LOC100186428 isoform X1, whose protein sequence is MDTIVSYNLDKFDEDIQLLVKKQILDLKAKLDSDVLEVLKKASEYQEKRKLNTEEETQNIIPSSAIQEDSCSQRNDLCVRRSCRSKSRPNPYTSPVLRIKVRKRRRKFFPKITDEILRKLTDEKFSSFFTLPKSYDSYILIKKSISVIKKPLKLDMANILYTTASKIYKHEEKISCNKNLKVESNENIDGTVNSEEPTNKHSKKSQPPNKTTVNHISLKKFTEGSILLAVATANEKIILYIKEKITGLWKEIASWTRQVENMMWMMSSDENPLLLQCSALLWVSKVQVNSGGSIAHFQTSISFSICAAVLPSLCVVVGNTQPEKYVWKNSTRDFTLERVMQTAEQPIVSLGNLNNEPRVLVGCTATIFCIWNHLTGSLLKKICIGDKEITKRIISATTLQEGVLKMTLLMENESGLVCSDIACNPISGKLVVINKRKSRKIVKSYLYLREDRFPMFEATTQSLISQL
- the LOC100178525 gene encoding transducin beta-like protein 3; translated protein: MSQGKGKPKAKPQAKLQLRTKYDLIKKWEPFFTGGRVEVSNSENYLLCVCGDKIKIVNVDSGLVEKELSHDGDDVTCLAVSPDDSMIVTSTKSLLLKQWEWKMEVKCVRTWRAIHMFPVVSMDFDPTSTLLATGGSDGTIKVWDMIRQYCTHNFRGSPGIVNCVAFHPNNLTLYSAADDYNIRVWDLNSSKLVKVLNSHVSSVTCLKFSNVDCLVSAGRDNVVCLWNVKEGGNEPYKVIPVFESVEAVILVPKELEKCFNFERKENETGFLIITAGSKGQLRVWESSNGKCVFTNPDNDSNVASGYIHAKLIPDTNKMVAVTFDHCIDCLDMNGLVVNKQMVGYNDEIVDLKLLGKNDSHIIVVTNSPHIKVFNMKTSACQVLKKHSDTVLCVDVFKNRTHFVSSSKDNTVCLWRMEENTYAVTCLVVGAGHTHDVGAVTCCNNKMEFLVSGSQDQTLKIWTINETFQLRVKHTVMAHSKNINSIVVSPNDKLIASGSQDKLAKLWKVSDGSVVGTFKGHKRGIWCVQFSPMDQVLATSSADGSIKLWSLSDFTCLKTLEGHDCSVLKVIFIAKGTQMVSCGSDGLLKLWTIKLSECIQTVEAHDEKAWALCSDVEDTMIISGGADSIISFWKDVTDEQRREDIEAKQKTMLHHQELQNLLQEKKYEKALHFAIKLSQPFTALNVIKELMWETDGYDFLNKYLSILRLDQKSELLKFVVSWNTNSRNCHEAHAVLKALLSNTAPEDFEQIENYQSVIESLLPYTERHFHRMNKISQQATFVDYTWQLIKMKE